One segment of Sesamum indicum cultivar Zhongzhi No. 13 linkage group LG4, S_indicum_v1.0, whole genome shotgun sequence DNA contains the following:
- the LOC105161218 gene encoding putative late blight resistance protein homolog R1B-14 — MAYAALVSLTQTLSQIMKHHQYGFFLDEKQRLKSLHTHLEFLQAFLEDFPEKANDLEGRIRDAVSQAEDIIEYLLFEQIRSLNSSGSSRQSGRSNARRLHHLTFRKRCERLPRVTGDIESIVKEVSGMKNSLGIPDLQSSDSSPPTSSSVLVQTRRDNTKKDAMVGLEEDVLAMKSRLCGESCKLEFIPIYGMGGIGKTTLARSAYDDALIIEHFHIRAWVTVSQDYSIQEMLFTLVDSIKAFSEKFDEEKHSYEQMAEHVYKNLKGRRYLVVLDDMWSTKAWDDVRRIFPDDNNGSRIMITTRLQDVAAYADSSCPLHEMRFMDADQSWILLHDKVFNEQHCPPELENIGKMIARSCKGLPLAIVVIAGILSTVNQTQASWEDIAKKVNLAVAENNEQFAKILALSYFHLPHHLRPCFLYMGGFPEDYEIHVSKLVKLWVAEGFMKPGVSKSFEEGAQECLEDLVKRSLVLVARRKSNGKIKSCSVHDLVRDLCIRQAREEKFLLFAMDRYVDRYLPKGIKDQRRLSIARSTLTLFSKINSPIIRTALYFEHCRRLSSSLQSFRLLRVLDVVVAAXXXXLKLFHLRYLAFTFLGNFHIPASILKLQNLQTLFMCPYASFLIHQRSRVRFPLEIWRMAQLRHLVLSMSDPFPKPSAGTFVLKNLQTLAIVRNFKCTKEIVQMIPNLKKLGILYGVYGIKWREYHLHNLVDLHQLENLKVWVEDISREPFPLWEKLAFPVMLKKLTLSGCLFCWEDMTTVGSLQNLEVMKLTRCSFEGCKWETIEGEFPRLKFLKIRWTNLQHWVTDSSHFPSLEHLQLFSCQRLGEIPDVLGEIPTLKIIEVNRSDRSLVKSAKQIKEEQQSFGNDYLEVRIVRE, encoded by the coding sequence ATGGCTTATGCTGCACTTGTTTCACTTACACAAACACTATCTCAGATCATGAAACACCATCAATATGgtttttttcttgatgaaaagCAACGCCTTAAATCTCTCCATACGCACCTGGAGTTCTTGCAAGCATTTCTTGAAGATTTTCCTGAGAAAGCAAACGATTTAGAAGGTCGAATCAGGGATGCAGTAAGTCAAGCCGAAGATATTATTGAGTACCTACTGTTTGAACAAATTCGCAGCTTGAATTCAAGTGGTTCATCCCGTCAAAGTGGCAGGTCAAACGCCCGTAGGCTTCATCACCTCACTTTCCGAAAGCGGTGTGAGAGGCTGCCGAGAGTAACTGGGGATATTGAATCAATTGTTAAAGAGGTAAGTGGAATGAAGAATAGTCTCGGAATCCCAGACCTGCAATCCAGTGATTCTTCTCCTCCCACTTCATCATCAGTGCTTGTGCAGACCAGAAGAGataacacaaaaaaagatGCCATGGTTGGACTGGAAGAGGACGTTTTAGCAATGAAGAGTCGGCTTTGTGGAGAATCATGCAAACTCGAATTCATACCAATCTATGGCATGGGGGGAATTGGTAAGACAACTCTCGCTAGAAGTGCTTATGACGATGCATTGATTATAGAACACTTTCATATCCGTGCTTGGGTGACAGTGTCACAAGATTATAGCATACAAGAAATGCTTTTCACTCTTGTAGATTCCATAAAAGCATTTAGTGAGaaatttgatgaagaaaaACATAGCTATGAACAAATGGCAGAACATGTGTACAAGAATTTGAAGGGTCGGAGGTATCTTGTTGTATTGGATGATATGTGGAGTACAAAGGCTTGGGATGATGTGAGAAGGATATTTCCTGATGACAATAATGGCAGTCGGATCATGATAACTACAAGACTGCAAGATGTGGCTGCTTATGCTGACTCTTCTTGCCCTCTTCATGAGATGCGTTTCATGGATGCGGATCAAAGTTGGATTTTGCTTCACGACAAAGTGTTTAATGAACAACATTGTCCCCCTGAGTTGGAGAACATTGGAAAGATGATTGCAAGAAGCTGCAAAGGACTCCCACTTGCAATTGTTGTAATTGCAGGAATTCTGTCAACTGTCAATCAGACTCAGGCTTCATGGGAAGATATAGCAAAGAAAGTGAATTTAGCCGTCGCTGAAAATAACGAGCAATTTGCAAAGATATTAGCTTTAAGTTACTTCCATTTGCCTCATCATTTGAGGCCATGTTTCCTATACATGGGAGGGTTTCCTGAGGACTATGAGATCCATGTCTCAAAACTTGTCAAGTTATGGGTGGCTGAAGGCTTTATGAAACCAGGTGTATCTAAAAGCTTTGAGGAGGGAGCACAAGAATGTCTGGAGGATCTTGTCAAGAGAAGTCTTGTTTTGGTCGCTAGGAGGAAGTCTAATGGCAAAATCAAAAGTTGCAGCGTCCATGATTTGGTACGAGACTTGTGCATAAGACAAGCTCGGGAAGAGAAGTTTCTTCTGTTTGCTATGGATAGGTATGTCGACAGATATCTTCCAAAAGGCATAAAAGATCAGCGTCGCCTAAGTATTGCTCGTTCTACTCTGACactcttttcaaaaattaatagcCCTATCATCCGTACTGCTTTATACTTCGAGCATTGTCGAAGATTGTCGAGTTCTTTGCAAAGTTTTAGATTGCTGAGGGTATTGGATGTTGTGGTAGCAGCANNNNNNNNNNTACTTAAGTTATTTCATTTAAGGTATCTTGCTTTCACCTTCTTAGGCAACTTTCACATTCCCGCTTCCATATTAAAACTTCAGAACCTTCAGACGTTATTCATGTGCCCATATGCAAGTTTTCTTATACATCAAAGAAGTAGAGTACGATTTCCATTAGAAATATGGAGGATGGCACAATTAAGGCATCTTGTTCTCTCTATGTCAGATCCCTTTCCTAAACCTTCTGCTGGAACTTTTGTTCTGAAAAACCTGCAAACACTTGCTATAGTGAGGAATTTCAAATGTACCAAAGAGATTGTGCAAATGATTCCGAACCTAAAAAAATTGGGAATCCTTTATGGAGTATATGGAATAAAATGGCGAGAATATCACCTCCACAACCTTGTCGACCTGCATcaacttgaaaatttgaaagtcTGGGTAGAGGACATCAGTAGGGAACCTTTTCCTTTGTGGGAAAAGCTTGCTTTTCCCGTGATGCTTAAAAAGTTAACCTTGAGTGGTTGCTTATTTTGCTGGGAAGATATGACTACTGTTGGTTCGCTGCAAAATCTTGAAGTGATGAAACTGACAAGATGCTCCTTTGAGGGTTGCAAATGGGAAACAATTGAAGGGGAATTTCCTCGTCTGAAGtttctaaaaataagatgGACAAATCTTCAGCACTGGGTAACAGATAGCAGCCACTTTCCAAGCCTCGAGCACCTACAACTTTTTTCTTGCCAAAGACTAGGTGAGATTCCAGATGTTCTTGGAGAAATTCCGACACTTAAGATTATTGAGGTGAATAGGAGCGACAGGTCTCTTGTGAAGTCAGCCAAACAGATAAAAGAGGAACAACAAAGTTTTGGAAACGATTACCTTGAAGTTCGTATTGTGCGCGAGTAG
- the LOC105161189 gene encoding putative late blight resistance protein homolog R1B-14 — protein sequence MAYAAVASVSETLSLILNHHQYAVFLDQKRRLRSLHQHLKFLRAFLEDFPDKAIHLEGRIRDAATEAEDIIEHLLSEEIRSWSSTGGGGGRPRTVHPSPHRTANSISRRLQKMCQQLPKAAEVVGSIVEEVMGIKNSLGAVQDPQVLTHSSPPTTSSTALVPTKKYDQKIDAMVGFEEDLLATKTRLYGGSSKLEFIPIYGMGGIGKTTLARNAYGDSLIVEHFDIRAWLTVSQDYSVQQMLFALVDSIKPFNEKFDGEKHSYEQMSEQVYKSFKGRRYLVVLDDMWSTKAWDDVRRILPDDSNGSRIIITTRLQDVAAYADSSSPLHEMRFMDVDQSWILLRQKVFNEQHCPAELESTGMMIARSCKGLPLAIVVIAGILKTVSQTQASWEDIAKKVNLAVSAKDEQFGRILSLSYTHLPHHLRPCFLYMGCFPEDYEIHVSKLVQLWMAEGFMKPSVSKSFEEGAEEYLEDLVKRSLVLVNRRKSNGKIKSCSVHDLVRDLCIRKAREEKFVLYALDRYVDRILPKPIKDQHRLSIPRSTMLLFQNIFTPTIRTALYFQHCRLFPSSLKGFRLLRVLDAQKVTVMKFPAEVLELFHLRYLAFTRGYDDLCIPASISKLENLQTLFIYPYGGDNAFYSAICFQAEIWRMAQLRHLVFFMLDPLPSPCPRSFALENLQTLALLLNFRCSERIGQIFPSLKKLGLIYGKDRVLNWEFYGLHNLVHLHQLEKLKISMPISSWESHSPTWIPESRVPLWEKLAFPRMLKKLTLGGFMLSQQDMATIGSLPNLHVLKLRRCSFRGGKWETTEGEFAQLKFLKIESTNLKHWVTDSSHFPTLERLLLYHCPELYEIPNVIGEIPTLELIEVKSWDEFLGNSAKRIKQEQEDSGNECLRVRILK from the coding sequence ATGGCCTATGCTGCTGTTGCTTCTGTTTCAGAAACATTATCTCTGATCCTGAACCATCATCAGTATGCCGTTTTTCTTGATCAGAAACGACGACTTAGATCTCTCCATCAACACCTCAAGTTCTTGCGAGCATTTCTTGAAGATTTTCCTGATAAAGCCATCCATTTGGAAGGTCGAATCAGGGATGCAGCAACTGAAGCTGAAGATATCATTGAGCACCTACTGTCTGAAGAAATTCGCAGCTGGAGTTCAACTGGAGGTGGCGGTGGACGTCCTCGTACTGTTCATCCTTCGCCCCATCGAACTGCCAACTCAATTTCCCGTAGGCTTCAAAAGATGTGTCAGCAGCTACCAAAAGCAGCTGAGGTTGTTGGATCCATTGTGGAAGAGGTGATGGGGATCAAGAATAGCCTCGGAGCTGTCCAAGATCCGCAAGTACTCACTCATTCTTCTCCACCTACTACTTCATCAACAGCGCTTGTGCCCACCAAAAAATATGACCAAAAAATAGATGCCATGGTTGGATTTGAAGAGGACCTTTTAGCAACAAAGACTCGGCTTTATGGAGGGTCGTCCAAACTCGAATTCATACCGATCTATGGCATGGGCGGCATTGGCAAGACAACTCTCGCTAGAAATGCTTATGGCGATTCATTGATTGTAGAACACTTTGATATCCGTGCTTGGTTGACAGTATCACAAGATTATAGCGTCCAACAAATGCTTTTTGCTCTTGTAGATTCCATCAAACCATTCAATGAGAAGTTTGATGGAGAAAAACATAGCTACGAACAAATGTCGGAACAAGTGTACAAAAGCTTCAAGGGTAGGAGGTATCTCGTGGTATTGGATGATATGTGGAGTACAAAGGCTTGGGATGATGTGAGAAGGATATTACCTGATGACAGTAACGGCAGTCGGATCATAATCACTACAAGGCTACAAGATGTGGCTGCTTATGCCGACTCTTCTAGCCCTCTTCATGAGATGCGTTTCATGGATGTGGATCAAAGCTGGATTTTGCTTCGGCAGAAAGTGTTTAATGAACAACATTGTCCTGCTGAGTTGGAGAGCACCGGGATGATGATTGCAAGAAGCTGCAAAGGTCTCCCGCTTGCAATTGTTGTAATTGcaggaattctgaaaacagtCAGTCAGACTCAAGCTTCTTGGGAGGATATAGCAAAGAAAGTAAATTTAGCTGTCTCTGCAAAAGATGAGCAGTTTGGCAGGATATTGTCTTTAAGTTACACCCACTTGCCTCATCATTTGAGGCCGTGTTTCCTATACATGGGATGTTTTCCTGAGGATTATGAGATCCATGTCTCAAAACTTGTCCAGTTATGGATGGCTGAAGGCTTTATGAAACCAAGTGTATCTAAAAGCTTTGAGGAGGGAGCAGAAGAATATTTGGAGGATCTTGTCAAGAGAAGTCTTGTGTTGGTCAATAGGAGGAAGTCTAATGGCAAAATCAAAAGTTGCAGTGTCCATGATCTGGTACGAGACTTGTGTATAAGAAAAGCTCGGGAAGAGAAGTTTGTTCTATATGCTCTGGATAGGTATGTCGACAGAATTCTTCCAAAACCCATAAAAGATCAGCATCGCCTAAGTATTCCTCGTTCTACTatgcttctttttcaaaatatctttaCCCCTACCATCCGCACTGCTTTATACTTTCAGCATTGTCGATTGTTTCCAAGTAGTTTAAAAGGTTTTAGATTGCTGCGGGTATTGGATGCTCAGAAGGTAACAGTCATGAAGTTCCCAGCCGAAGTACTTGAGCTGTTTCATTTAAGGTACCTTGCTTTCACCCGCGGGTATGATGACCTCTGTATTCCTGCTTCCATATCAAAACTTGAGAATCTTCAAACTTTATTCATTTATCCATATGGGGGGGACAATGCTTTCTATTCTGCAATATGTTTTCAAGCTGAAATTTGGAGGATGGCACAATTAAGACATCTTGTCTTCTTCATGTTAGACCCCTTACCTAGTCCTTGTCCCAGATCTTTTGCTCTTGAAAATCTGCAAACACTTGCTCTGTTACTAAATTTTAGATGTTCCGAAAGGATTGGGCAAATATTTCCCAGTCTAAAAAAATTGGGCCTCATTTATGGGAAAGATAGAGTACTAAACTGGGAATTCTATGGTCTCCACAATCTCGTCCACCTGCATCAACTTGAAAAACTGAAAATCTCTATGCCGATCAGTAGTTGGGAAAGTCATTCTCCTACGTGGATTCCAGAAAGTCGTGTTCCTTTGTGGGAAAAACTTGCTTTTCCTAGGATGCTGAAAAAGTTAACCTTAGGTGGGTTTATGCTTAGCCAGCAAGACATGGCGACTATAGGTTCATTGCCAAATCTTCATGTGCTGAAACTGAGAAGGTGCTCTTTTAGGGGTGGCAAATGGGAAACAACCGAAGGAGAATTTGCTCAACTGAAGTTTCTGAAAATCGAAAGCACAAATTTGAAGCATTGGGTAACAGATAGCAGTCACTTCCCAACCCTTGAGCGCTTACTACTTTATCATTGTCCAGAACTATACGAGATTCCAAATGTTATAGGAGAAATCCCAACACTTGAGCTGATTGAGGTAAAAAGTTGGGACGAGTTTCTTGGGAACTCGGCCAAACGTATAAAACAGGAACAAGAAGATTCTGGAAATGAATGCCTTCGAGTTCGGATTTTGAAGTAG
- the LOC105161190 gene encoding mitochondrial import receptor subunit TOM7-1-like — protein MASKVSLKAGKGKVVKKSAAADEEEGSMVVAAKFVKEWSTWTMKKAKVITHYGFIPMVIIIGMNSEPKPSLSQLLSPV, from the coding sequence ATGGCTTCGAAGGTGTCTCTGAAGGCGGGGAAAGGGAAGGTAGTGAAAAAGTCGGCGGCAGCAGACGAGGAGGAGGGGTCCATGGTGGTGGCGGCGAAGTTCGTCAAGGAGTGGAGCACTTGGACTATGAAGAAGGCTAAAGTCATCACTCACTATGGTTTCATCCCGATGGTCATCATCATCGGCATGAACTCCGAACCTAAGCCGTCTCTCTCTCAACTCCTCAGCCCCGTCTAA
- the LOC105161191 gene encoding putative late blight resistance protein homolog R1B-14, with the protein MAYAALVSLGQTLVQLLKQHQFSLEEKPRLKSLLKHVKFLQAFLEEFPEKANNLEARMRDAANEAEDILEYLLFEEILSLDSNGGTPTFDLSPYRSRRSEAHRFQRKFQKQYQKLPGVADDFKSIVEEVVEAKSSLGVQHLQLTDSSRPTSAPMQLSDSFAPTSSSVLAPAKNDAMVGFEDDLMAIKTRLCGESRNLEFVPIYGMGGIGKTTLARNAYDDRLIIQHFDTRAWLTVSQDYSIQEMLFAIIDSINAFNETFDEKKHSYERMAEHAYKGLKGRRYLVVLDDIWSTKAWDDMRRIFPDDNNGSRIILTTRLQDVAAYADPSSPLHEMHFMDMDQSWNLLRQKLFKEEPCPSELENIGKMIARSCKGLPLAIIVIAGLLSTVSQTQTSWEDIAEKVNSAVTANGEEFAKILSLSYSHLPHHLRPCFLYMGAFPEDHEILVAKLVKLWVAEGFMKPSVSKSFEERAEEYLEDLVKRSLVLVTRRKCNGKIKSCGVHDLVRDLCKRKAQEEKFLLNATDRVGNKILLESMKDQHRLSICPSSLTVPPSLTLLSNIYSPIIRTILCFQNCQSFPSSLKSFRLLRVLDVLKLIVMEFPAQVLELFHLRYLAFSYGYKGDLYVPASISKLQNLQTLFIFPYWRNNEDCSCRIHFPAEIWRMAQLRHLVSFILDPLPSPCSKSFSLENLQTLALVANFKCAKRIGQIFPSLKKLGLIYNRDRIFLQVYQLHNLIHLRQLEKLKICIGSYWDRHPLWEKLAFPTTLQKLTLSGCVLSQQDMATVGSLPNLHVLKLRRCSFRRGKWETTEGEFPRLKFLQIESENLKHWVTDSSHFPNLERLVLHDCGELGEIPDGIGEIPTLELIEVPHWPKSLVDSAMRIKEEQQESGNDFLQVRVAW; encoded by the coding sequence ATGGCTTACGCTGCTCTTGTTTCACTTGGGCAAACGCTTGTTCAGCTTCTGAAACAGCATCAGTTTTCCCTTGAAGAAAAACCACGACTTAAATCTCTCCTTAAACACGTGAAGTTCTTGCAAGCATTTCTTGAAGAGTTCCCTGAGAAAGCCAACAATTTGGAAGCTCGAATGAGGGATGCAGCAAATGAAGCTGAGGATATTCTTGAGTACCTACTGTTTGAAGAAATTCTCAGCTTGGATTCAAATGGAGGAACCCCGACTTTTGATCTTTCTCCCTATCGAAGTCGCAGGTCCGAAGCCCATAGGTTTCAGCGCAAGTTTCAGAAGCAGTATCAGAAGCTACCGGGAGTAGCTGATGATTTCAAATCTATTGTAGAAGAGGTGGTGGAAGCTAAGAGCAGCCTTGGAGTCCAACACCTCCAACTCACCGACTCTTCTCGTCCTACATCAGCACCGATGCAACTGAGTGATTCTTTTGCTCCTACTTCATCATCAGTGCTTGCGCCCGCCAAAAATGATGCCATGGTTGGATTTGAAGATGACTTGATGGCAATAAAGACTCGGCTTTGTGGAGAGTCGCGCAACCTGGAGTTCGTTCCAATCTATGGCATGGGTGGCATTGGTAAAACAACTCTTGCTAGAAATGCTTATGATGATAGATTGATTATACAACACTTTGATACTCGTGCTTGGCTTACGGTGTCACAAGATTATAGCATACAAGAGATGCTTTTCGCTATTATAGATTCCATCAATGCATTCAATGAGACGTTTGATGAAAAAAAGCATAGCTACGAACGTATGGCAGAACATGCGTACAAAGGTTTGAAGGGTAGGAGGTATCTTGTGGTGCTGGATGATATTTGGAGTACCAAGGCATGGGATGACATGAGGAGGATATTTCCTGATGACAATAATGGTAGTCGGATCATATTAACCACAAGGCTACAAGATGTGGCTGCTTATGCCGACCCTTCCAGCCCTCTTCATGAGATGCACTTCATGGATATGGATCAAAGCTGGAATCTACTTCGGCAGAAATTGTTCAAAGAAGAACCATGTCCTTCAGAGCTGGAGAACATTGGAAAGATGATTGCAAGAAGCTGCAAAGGACTCCCCCTTGCTATTATTGTAATTGCAGGACTTCTATCCACAGTCAGTCAGACTCAAACTTCTTGGGAGGATATAGCAGAAAAGGTAAATTCAGCTGTCACTGCAAATGGTGAGGAATTTGCCAAGATTTTATCTTTAAGTTACTCCCACCTGCCTCATCATTTGAGGCCATGTTTCCTATACATGGGAGCTTTTCCTGAAGACCACGAGATCCTTGTCGCCAAACTAGTCAAGTTATGGGTGGCTGAAGGCTTTATGAAACCAAGTGTATCTAAAAGCTTTGAAGAGCGAGCAGAAGAATATTTGGAGGACCTTGTCAAGAGAAGTCTTGTTTTGGTTACTAGGAGAAAATGTAATGGCAAAATCAAAAGTTGTGGCGTCCATGATCTGGTACGTGACTTGTGTAAAAGAAAAGCTCAGGAAGAGAAGTTCCTTCTAAATGCTACAGATAGGGTTGGTAACAAAATTCTTTTAGAAAGCATGAAAGATCAGCACCGTCTGAGTATTTGTCCCTCTAGTCTGACTGTTCCCCCCAGTCTGACTCtcctttcaaatatttatagcCCTATTATCCGTACCATTTTGTGCTTTCAGAATTGTCAAAGTTTTCCAAGTTCTTTAAAAAGTTTTAGATTGCTGAGGGTACTGGATGTTCTGAAGCTAATAGTGATGGAGTTCCCTGCCCAAGTACTTGAGCTATTTCATTTAAGATATCTTGCTTTCAGCTATGGGTATAAAGGTGATCTCTACGTTCCCGCTTCAATATCAAAACTTCAGAATCTTCAAACCTTATTCATTTTTCCATATTGGAGGAACAATGAAGATTGTAGTTGTAGAATACATTTTCCAGCGGAAATTTGGAGGATGGCACAATTAAGACATCTGGTCTCCTTCATTTTAGACCCCTTACCTAGTCCTTGTTCCAAATCTTTTTCTCTTGAAAACCTGCAAACACTGGCTCTAGTAGCAAATTTTAAATGTGCCAAAAGGATCGGGCAAATATTTCCAAGCCTAAAAAAGTTGGGACTCATTTACAATAGAGATAGAATATTTTTGCAAGTCTATCAACTCCACAATCTTATCCACCTGCGTCAACTTGAAAAACTGAAAATCTGTATAGGGAGCTATTGGGACCGTCATCCTTTGTGGGAAAAGCTTGCTTTTCCTACAACACTGCAAAAGTTAACCTTGAGTGGTTGTGTGCTTTCCCAGCAAGATATGGCGACTGTAGGTTCATTGCCAAATCTTCATGTGCTGAAACTGAGAAGATGCTCTTTTAGGCGTGGCAAATGGGAAACAACTGAAGGAGAATTTCCTCGACTGAAGTTTCTGCAAATCGAAAGTGAAAATCTCAAGCATTGGGTAACAGATAGCAGTCACTTTCCGAACCTTGAGCGCTTAGTGCTTCATGATTGTGGAGAACTAGGTGAGATTCCAGATGGTATTGGAGAAATTCCAACACTTGAGCTGATTGAGGTGCCACACTGGCCCAAATCTCTTGTGGACTCGGCCATGCGGATAAAAGAGGAACAACAAGAATCTGGAAATGATTTCCTTCAAGTTCGGGTGGCGTGGTAG